One stretch of Candidatus Binatia bacterium DNA includes these proteins:
- the miaB gene encoding tRNA (N6-isopentenyl adenosine(37)-C2)-methylthiotransferase MiaB has translation MRSVYIETYGCQMNLADTELLFGHLGQHGYQRTTNATDADVILLNTCAIREHAEERVLSRLGELVRHKARRPDVLLGVAGCMAQHVRDRLQAKIPFVDFVVGPDAYRRLPELLGGAAGDPLVDVRLDRAETYADIVPQRDAGVRAWVTIMRGCDKFCTFCIVPYVRGRERSLPADAIVDQVRQLAGAGYREIVFLGQTVNAYRDGAVDFAELLRRTNAVAGIERIRFTSPHPSDMTEAVIDAMASCHKVCPQLHLPVQSGSDRILASMERGHTVAEYLDLVQRLRRAVPGIALTTDVIVGFPGEEEADFLATCALMREVGYHSAFMFKYSARSGTKAFKWPETVCGEEKGRRLQTIIALQEERSAAINRTLIGSTTEVLVEGPARRRDGWHAGKSPQFKTVVFPADGTKVGDLAQVRVTDATAHTLVGTSPGKQ, from the coding sequence ATGCGTAGCGTGTATATCGAAACTTACGGCTGCCAGATGAATCTGGCGGACACGGAGTTGCTGTTCGGCCACCTCGGACAGCACGGCTATCAGCGCACCACCAACGCTACCGACGCCGACGTGATTCTGCTCAACACCTGCGCCATCCGCGAGCACGCCGAAGAACGCGTGCTCAGCCGTCTGGGCGAGTTGGTGCGCCACAAAGCCCGGCGGCCGGATGTGCTGCTGGGCGTCGCCGGCTGCATGGCGCAGCATGTCCGCGATCGCCTGCAGGCCAAGATCCCGTTTGTCGACTTCGTCGTGGGCCCCGACGCCTACCGCCGCCTGCCGGAACTGCTCGGCGGCGCCGCCGGCGATCCGTTGGTGGACGTCCGCCTCGATCGCGCCGAGACCTACGCGGACATTGTCCCGCAGCGGGACGCCGGCGTACGGGCCTGGGTCACCATCATGCGCGGGTGCGACAAGTTCTGCACCTTCTGTATCGTGCCGTACGTGCGCGGGCGCGAGCGCAGCTTGCCGGCGGATGCCATTGTCGATCAGGTCCGCCAGCTCGCCGGCGCCGGCTACCGCGAGATCGTCTTCTTGGGTCAGACCGTGAACGCCTACCGCGACGGCGCGGTGGACTTTGCCGAGCTGCTGCGACGTACCAACGCCGTCGCTGGGATCGAACGCATCCGCTTCACTTCTCCACACCCGTCCGACATGACCGAGGCCGTCATCGACGCGATGGCGAGCTGCCACAAGGTCTGCCCGCAGTTGCACTTGCCGGTGCAGTCCGGCTCGGACCGCATCCTGGCGAGCATGGAACGGGGACATACCGTGGCGGAGTATCTGGATTTGGTCCAGCGCCTGCGGCGGGCCGTTCCGGGCATCGCCTTGACGACAGATGTGATCGTCGGTTTCCCGGGCGAAGAGGAGGCCGACTTTCTCGCTACTTGTGCCCTAATGCGGGAGGTGGGTTACCACAGCGCCTTCATGTTCAAGTATTCGGCGCGCAGCGGCACAAAGGCGTTCAAGTGGCCGGAAACTGTCTGCGGAGAAGAAAAGGGCCGCCGCCTGCAAACGATCATTGCCCTGCAGGAGGAACGATCGGCGGCCATCAACCGCACCCTGATCGGCTCAACCACCGAGGTGTTGGTCGAAGGTCCCGCACGCCGGCGGGACGGATGGCACGCGGGAAAATCGCCGCAGTTCAAGACCGTGGTGTTTCCGGCCGACGGCACGAAAGTCGGCGATCTGGCACAGGTCCGGGTGACCGACGCTACGGCCCACACGCTGGTGGGCACGTCACCGGGAAAACAATAG